From Xenopus tropicalis strain Nigerian chromosome 3, UCB_Xtro_10.0, whole genome shotgun sequence, the proteins below share one genomic window:
- the LOC100485856 gene encoding carbohydrate sulfotransferase 1 has protein sequence MECSWKVVVLLVFASLGIQYTAIKSLRTAFKSPCQVMGAESRCLQRDVRDNASRLLCEDLGQQESRKHIILLATTRSGSSFLGQIFNQNPDIFYLYEPLYHVQRAFTNSSARMQKQIDRRSLLGAYRDLLHNLYNCDFYFLENYLRPAPKDHETTSFFRRGASNALCLPPVCEQLHPIEEHLCAKKCRTVNLTLVSKSCHQYKHMAIKTVRIPEINDIRTLVEDPRLNLKVIHLVRDPRGILASRINTFTDLYRAWKIWNSSGRKPHHVDLSQITTTCTDLINSVETGFSRPSWLKGKYMLVRYEDLARDPIRKAKEMYEFVGLGWKNNVQKWIEQNTNGNGVPLGNFKFTTSRNAAETAENWRLHLCLDIVLALQNMCNVTLSLLGYQSVDSTPQLKNLSHTLVEPRIFLPFT, from the exons ATGGAGTGTTCCTGGAAGGTGGTGGTACTGTTAGTGTTTGCTTCCCTGGGAATTCAGTACACGGCCATAAAGTCCTTAAGAACGGCATTCAAGTCTCCCTGTCAGGTAATGGGAGCAGAGAGCCGCTGCCTACAAAGGGATGTCAGAG ataatGCCTCAAGGTTGTTGTGTGAAGATCTTGGCCAACAAGAGAGCAGGAAGCACATTATCCTTCTGGCTACTACAAGAAGTGGATCTTCATTTCTGGGACAGATATTTAACCAGAACCCGGATATCTTCTACTTGTATGAACCTCTTTACCATGTCCAGAGGGCATTCACCAATTCAAGTGCCCGGATGCAGAAACAGATAGATAGAAGGTCCCTCCTTGGAGCCTACAGAGACCTCCTGCATAATCTCTACAACTGTGACTTTTACTTCCTAGAAAATTATCTAAGGCCAGCACCCAAAGATCACGAGACGACTTCTTTCTTCAGACGGGGCGCTAGCAATGCTTTATGTCTACCTCCAGTATGTGAGCAGCTACATCCAATAGAAGAACACctgtgtgcaaaaaaatgccGGACCGTCAACTTGACTTTGGTCTCCAAATCTTGCCACCAATATAAACACATGGCCATAAAAACTGTAAGGATCCCTGAGATAAATGACATAAGAACTCTTGTGGAAGACCCCAGATTGAATCTGAAGGTAATCCATTTGGTAAGGGATCCAAGAGGAATTCTAGCTTCAAGGATTAATACCTTTACAGATCTTTACCGGGCGTGGAAAATTTGGAACTCATCAGGAAGGAAGCCACACCACGTAGACCTATCACAGATTACCACCACTTGCACTGACCTCATTAATTCAGTGGAGACTGGATTTAGCAGGCCTTCTTGGCTGAAAGGCAAATACATGCTTGTAAGGTATGAAGACCTAGCAAGAGATCCAATAAGAAAGGCTAAAGAGATGTATGAATTTGTAGGCCTAGGCTGGAAAAACAATGTCCAGAAGTGGATAGAGCAGAACACAAATGGGAATGGAGTTCCCCTTGGAAACTTTAAGTTTACAACAAGCAGAAATGCAGCAGAAACAGCAGAGAATTGGAGACTGCACTTATGCTTGGACATTGTCCTGGCGCTCCAGAACATGTGCAATGTAACCTTATCACTTCTTGGGTACCAGTCAGTGGACT